The following are encoded together in the Xiphophorus hellerii strain 12219 chromosome 3, Xiphophorus_hellerii-4.1, whole genome shotgun sequence genome:
- the eva1ba gene encoding eva-1 homolog Ba: MDVKKKEMDLLSNSIAAFAHIKANPESFGLYFVLGVCFGLVLTLCLLVIRISCKPRTKIAPPTPEKNPLKDVSVEDEESDDDEDEEGEEGEASVPLPITEIPVGNHTSQSDGTLSVNVFTSAEELERAQRLEERERIIREIWRNGQPDILGTGTGTIGRVHYY, from the exons atggacgttaagaaaaaagaaatggatcTCCTTAGCAACAGCATTGCAGCTTTTGCACACATCAAAG CCAATCCGGAGAGCTTTGGGCTTTACTTTGTCCTCGGAGTGTGTTTCGGTCTGGTGTTGACCCTCTGCCTCTTGGTGATCCGCATATCCTGTAAGCCACGGACCAAGATCGCTCCCCCCACGCCTGAAAAGAACCCCTTAAAAGACGTCAGCGTGGAAGACGAGGAAAgcgatgatgatgaggatgaggaaGGGGAAGAAGGAGAGGCCTCTGTTCCATTGCCCATCACAGAAATCCCTGTTGGGAATCATACCAGCCAGTCAGATGGCACCCTGAGTGTGAACGTTTTTACTTCAGCTGAGGAGCTGGAGCGTGCACAGAGGCTGGAGGAGAGAGAACGGATCATCCGGGAGATCTGGAGGAATGGCCAGCCTGATATCCTGGGGACGGGAACAGGAACTATTGGAAGAGTGCACTACTACTAA
- the sh3d21 gene encoding SH3 domain-containing protein 21, translated as MVSTEVLVLVDFEATMSDELTVKMGEVVTNVTKANEDGWLQGELRGKRGIFPATFAKDIPVFLMGDSMREPRSIRKPKNVVQTRKCEVAFAYNAQNEDELELVVGETLEILREIEDGWWMGRKNGKMGAFPSNFVKEIFVSPKDAKQNEAKARPKLSEAVFNKETSQRASVRNKAKNRVEHCQVMFDYKATAADELELKKGDVVTILNKETEDDGWWEGELNGRHGFFPDNFVMILPPKDILQSGITNQPPVRGNTIKLPAKKEATAMDKNDQTNTKDDKPEKKDLRSNPPTKIKLPIIKPSPPPVKEKPHKLLPVSTNGDAVPISQKQPEEEAVDQFDGMDVQTEKLTHPTANRAKPPQRRPPTNLSATLQNATDQTDAEPSPKMSHTDKLPVLQKVSEQPSVVHVKPELPVKIPLPVRPAFPKAVAGNKTANHKDEEPTVASLQAEIKELRMALELLQTRQERDMQEVKEELKEERNKRQALQEEVNRLKTKH; from the exons atGG TCTCTACAGAGGTGCTGGTGCTGGTCGACTTTGAGGCCACCATGAGTGACGAGCTAACAGTGAAGATGGGCGAAGTGGTCACAAACGTCACCAAGGCCAACGAAGACGGATGGCTCCAAGGAGAGCTGAGGGGGAAGAGAGGCATTTTCCCAGCAACCTTTGCCAAA GATATACCTGTCTTTTTGATGGGAGACAGCATGAGGGAACCACGAAGCATCAGGAAAc CAAAGAACGTGGTTCAGACCAGGAAATGTGAGGTCGCCTTTGCATACAATGCCCAAAATGAAGACGAGTTGGAGCTGGTAGTTGGTGAAACCTTGGAGATCCTCAGAGAG attgaagatggatggtggatgggtcggaaaaatggcaaaatgggAGCATTTCCATCAAATTTTGTCAAAGAAATTTTTGTTTCTCCCAAAG ACGCAAAGCAAAACGAGGCCAAAGCCAGGCCTAAACTGTCAGAGGCTGTGTTTAATAAAGAG ACGTCCCAGCGAGCCAGTGTGAGAAACAAGGCAAAGAACC GTGTGGAGCATTGCCAGGTTATGTTTGACTATAAGGCCACAGCAGCAGATGAGTTGGAACTGAAGAAAGGGGACGTTGTAACCATACTGAACAAG GAAACAGAAGATGATGGCTGGTGGGAGGGGGAGCTGAACGGCCGCCACGGCTTCTTTCCTGACAACTTTGTCATGATTTTACCACCAAAAGACATTCTGCAA TCTGGAATCACAAACCAACCACCTGTACGGGGAAACACTATAAAACTCCCAG caaaaaaagaagcaacTGCAAtggataaaaatgatcaaacaaatacaaaag atgATAAGCCGGAGAAGAAAGACTTGAGAAGCAATCCTCCAACCAAAATAAAGCTGCCAATAATCAAACCCTCTCCGCCGCCCGTCAAAGAAAAACCTCACAAGCTTTTACCAGT TAGCACCAACGGGGATGCAGTTCCCATCTCACAAAAGCAGCCAGAAGAGGAGGCGGTCGACCAGTTTGATGGGATGGATGTGCAAACTGAAAAGCTGACTCATCCCACCGCTAATAGAGCCAAGCCTCCACAAAGGAGGCCACCAACAAACCTGAGTGCCACATTACAA AATGCGACAGACCAGACGGATGCAGAACCATCACCAAAAATGTCCCACACTGACAAACTGCCTGTCTTGCAAAAG GTATCAGAACAACCCTCAGTGGTTCATGTGAAGCCTGAGCTTCCAGTTAAAATTCCGCTTCCAGTTCGACCAGCTTTTCCAAAAGCGGTTGCAGGCAATAAAACTGCAAACCATAAAGACGAAGAACCAACTGTGGCAAGCCTGCAAGCAGAGATCAAAGAGCTGAGGATGGCATTGGAGCTGCTGCAAACCCGACAAGA ACGAGACATGCAGGAAGTGAAAGAAGAACTGAAGGAGGAAAGAAATAAGCGACAGGCTTTGCAG GAGGAAGTGAACAGGTTGAAGACAAAGCATTAA